A region from the Desulfitobacterium dehalogenans ATCC 51507 genome encodes:
- a CDS encoding ABC transporter substrate-binding protein: protein MKRKTILSILVATFFCLALVGCNMTSEAQEKRLQIKIAEQYGLAYAPLQIMKEKQLLEKSVPGIEVSWRQLGNTAAIREAMLAGELDIGFMAIPPFLIGWDKGMDWKIACGLSSSPIGLVVNKDTIQSIRDFTKEDRIALPQPGSIQHILLSMACEKEWGDPKRLDNQLITLDHPDGMSALLARSEVSAHFTTPPYLFKELDEPGIHQILDGQAVMGEEFTFAVGVTTGKFYKEQPEVYEAFLKALEEALNFMEDNPTETVSILARAYQMDREELLNYLERSDTTFSIEVQGVMKFADFMQKYSYINRKPTHLEEVLWDRQ from the coding sequence ATGAAGAGGAAAACTATCTTAAGTATTCTTGTCGCAACATTTTTTTGCTTAGCTTTGGTAGGCTGTAATATGACAAGTGAAGCTCAGGAAAAACGACTTCAAATCAAAATTGCAGAACAGTATGGTCTTGCCTATGCACCTTTGCAAATTATGAAGGAAAAACAACTCCTTGAAAAGAGTGTGCCAGGAATCGAAGTAAGCTGGCGGCAGCTGGGTAATACCGCAGCAATTCGGGAGGCCATGCTGGCGGGGGAGTTGGATATTGGCTTTATGGCCATTCCGCCGTTTCTAATCGGTTGGGATAAAGGCATGGACTGGAAGATTGCCTGTGGTCTTTCCTCCAGCCCCATTGGACTTGTGGTAAATAAAGATACGATTCAATCCATCCGGGATTTTACGAAGGAAGACAGAATAGCTTTGCCACAACCGGGAAGCATTCAACACATTTTATTATCTATGGCTTGTGAAAAAGAATGGGGTGATCCTAAACGATTGGATAATCAATTGATTACCCTCGATCATCCGGATGGTATGAGCGCTCTTTTGGCCCGAAGTGAGGTCAGTGCACATTTTACGACCCCGCCTTATTTATTTAAAGAATTAGACGAACCAGGAATACATCAAATTCTGGATGGGCAGGCGGTCATGGGGGAAGAATTTACTTTTGCAGTGGGTGTTACTACCGGAAAGTTCTATAAGGAGCAGCCTGAAGTTTATGAGGCTTTTCTCAAAGCACTGGAAGAGGCCCTGAACTTTATGGAAGATAATCCAACGGAAACGGTGAGCATTCTGGCAAGAGCTTACCAAATGGACCGAGAAGAGTTATTGAACTACCTAGAACGTTCGGATACGACCTTTAGCATCGAGGTTCAGGGCGTCATGAAATTCGCTGACTTCATGCAAAAATATAGCTATATTAATCGTAAACCGACTCATCTAGAGGAAGTATTATGGGATAGGCAATGA
- a CDS encoding ABC transporter permease has protein sequence MRNKDFGSKQKTRLFWIAVILAVWEITAQSGIFPEAIFPSLLVIAKALGNSVVSGEILLQTSFSLALILQGLLIGLLAAILASALAVSHKGVHGLVDTLTAIAHPLPGIALLPLIIIWFGTGTVSIIVIIVHSVIWPMILNIMAGFKAIPPIYKEAGLNLGLNHFHIIKDIMIPASFPYVLSGLRIGWARAWRALISAEMIFGAVGLNGGLGWYIFKQRVFMDTPGIFAGLFVIVLIGIVVEDFFFAAIEERTTKKWGMT, from the coding sequence ATGAGAAATAAAGATTTCGGCAGTAAACAGAAGACTCGACTGTTTTGGATCGCTGTGATCCTTGCAGTTTGGGAGATTACGGCTCAAAGTGGTATTTTTCCAGAGGCGATTTTCCCCTCCCTTCTAGTGATAGCAAAGGCTTTGGGAAATTCGGTTGTCAGCGGGGAGATTCTTTTACAGACAAGTTTTTCACTGGCCCTAATCCTTCAGGGACTCCTGATTGGCCTGTTGGCGGCAATTCTGGCAAGTGCTCTGGCTGTCAGTCATAAGGGTGTTCACGGTTTGGTGGATACCCTTACCGCTATTGCTCATCCCCTACCGGGAATAGCTCTTTTGCCATTAATCATTATTTGGTTTGGTACGGGGACTGTTTCAATCATTGTTATTATCGTGCATTCGGTGATTTGGCCTATGATCTTAAATATTATGGCCGGTTTTAAAGCTATACCCCCTATATACAAAGAAGCAGGGCTTAATCTGGGGTTAAATCATTTTCACATCATTAAAGATATCATGATTCCGGCTTCCTTCCCCTATGTGTTATCTGGATTGCGCATCGGTTGGGCTAGGGCATGGCGAGCCCTGATCAGTGCGGAAATGATCTTTGGTGCGGTTGGTTTAAACGGCGGTTTAGGATGGTATATTTTTAAACAAAGAGTGTTTATGGATACTCCCGGGATCTTTGCCGGGTTATTCGTTATTGTCCTGATTGGGATTGTCGTAGAAGACTTTTTCTTTGCTGCCATAGAAGAAAGGACCACTAAAAAATGGGGAATGACTTAA
- a CDS encoding ABC transporter ATP-binding protein has translation MSKYYHRSNETLSVLDNIDLDIYQGEVLSILGPSGCGKTTLLRQIAGFDHPHSGSVLMDGQEIMKPEVKRMMIFQDFNQLFPWKTVIQNIAYPLQINRIGDSGAANREIALNYLNLVELSGFADSYPHQLSGGMKQKAAMARALALNPRVLLMDEPFGSLDALTRLSLQNLLLKVWLETGVTIVLVTHDIQEAIILSDRIAVMGRRGSGGIKKVILNPLPRPRTAGVEGYSEVYDQIYSLLDLNSENIS, from the coding sequence GTGAGTAAGTATTATCATCGATCTAATGAGACCCTCAGCGTATTGGATAATATCGATCTGGATATCTATCAAGGAGAGGTACTGTCCATTTTAGGGCCTTCAGGCTGTGGCAAGACCACACTCTTGAGGCAAATTGCCGGGTTTGATCATCCTCATTCGGGCAGTGTGCTCATGGATGGGCAAGAGATTATGAAACCTGAAGTGAAGCGAATGATGATTTTTCAGGATTTTAACCAGCTCTTTCCCTGGAAAACCGTCATTCAGAACATTGCCTATCCTTTACAAATAAACCGTATCGGAGACAGTGGTGCCGCTAACCGTGAGATAGCCCTTAACTATCTTAATTTAGTGGAGTTGAGCGGATTTGCAGACAGCTATCCTCATCAACTTTCCGGAGGAATGAAGCAAAAAGCTGCTATGGCCAGAGCTTTGGCACTTAACCCCAGAGTTTTGCTCATGGATGAACCTTTTGGGAGTTTGGATGCCTTGACAAGGTTATCCCTCCAGAACCTGCTGCTAAAAGTATGGCTGGAAACAGGGGTTACGATTGTTTTGGTAACCCACGATATTCAAGAAGCGATAATACTCTCCGATCGTATAGCAGTAATGGGGAGAAGGGGGAGCGGGGGAATTAAAAAGGTAATCCTCAACCCGCTGCCAAGACCAAGAACTGCAGGTGTCGAGGGATATTCCGAAGTGTATGATCAAATTTACTCCTTGCTGGATCTGAATTCGGAGAACATAAGTTGA